One region of Natronorubrum aibiense genomic DNA includes:
- a CDS encoding methyl-accepting chemotaxis protein has product MRLLVYLPEWGVCMDVSLIVSLLIVSGALVMVGSLVHTRTLLGQLAETTYQRRWRGLFALMAFFLVGYAAAVWVSVSGYEVAFQILTGLVFLFGALFVFLVVNTGLLTINDLQDKRESLQTEMEAAERARNEAVRLQEETERLNTRLEEQADEYADVMQACAAGDLTRRMDPECENDAMVEIATEFNEMVATIESTVEQLKRFSDDVAVASEQATASSEEVRSASEQVTESIQAIANGTERQHERLQSVDHEMGGLSSTIEEIASSSTQVADMAARTAETSDDGYEKAQSTIDGMNEIDTESERALEEIELLQSEIDQIDELVDVITAVAEQTNMLALNANIEVARSAESGGDGFGAVANEVKDLAAETKDAAADIERLIEDVKGQTDRAASRVRATRETIDDHCESVEHVATALEAIATDARTTNNGVQDISAATEQQAASTQQVVAMVDEATAISETTTTEAETVAAAAEEQTGALSEMSQTISNLAQQASQLSDELETFATDTNTTATPNAKNAI; this is encoded by the coding sequence ATGCGACTTCTCGTCTACCTGCCGGAGTGGGGTGTTTGCATGGACGTCTCACTGATCGTCTCGCTGCTCATCGTTTCGGGCGCGCTCGTGATGGTCGGATCGCTCGTTCACACGCGGACGCTGTTAGGACAACTCGCTGAGACGACTTATCAACGACGCTGGCGGGGCCTGTTCGCGCTGATGGCGTTTTTCTTAGTCGGATACGCCGCTGCCGTCTGGGTGTCGGTCAGCGGCTACGAAGTCGCATTTCAGATCCTTACCGGCCTCGTGTTCTTGTTCGGTGCGCTGTTCGTCTTTCTCGTGGTCAACACTGGACTGCTCACGATCAACGACCTGCAGGACAAACGTGAATCACTGCAAACTGAAATGGAAGCAGCAGAGCGCGCACGCAACGAAGCAGTTCGCTTGCAGGAGGAGACAGAACGACTTAACACCCGTCTTGAGGAGCAAGCCGACGAGTACGCCGATGTGATGCAGGCGTGTGCGGCCGGTGATCTGACCCGTCGGATGGATCCCGAGTGTGAAAACGACGCCATGGTCGAGATCGCGACCGAGTTCAACGAGATGGTCGCAACGATCGAGTCAACCGTCGAGCAACTCAAACGGTTTTCGGACGACGTCGCCGTCGCCTCGGAGCAAGCGACGGCCAGTTCCGAGGAGGTTCGGTCGGCCTCGGAGCAAGTCACGGAGTCCATTCAAGCGATCGCGAACGGCACAGAGCGTCAACACGAGCGCTTGCAGTCGGTCGACCACGAGATGGGCGGGCTCTCGAGTACGATCGAGGAAATCGCGTCCTCGTCGACTCAGGTGGCGGATATGGCAGCGCGAACGGCCGAAACGAGCGACGATGGCTACGAGAAAGCCCAGTCGACGATTGACGGAATGAACGAGATCGACACCGAATCCGAGCGGGCTCTCGAGGAAATCGAACTGCTCCAGTCCGAAATCGACCAGATCGACGAACTGGTCGACGTTATCACGGCGGTCGCAGAACAGACGAATATGCTGGCGCTCAACGCCAATATCGAGGTCGCCAGATCGGCCGAGAGTGGCGGTGACGGCTTCGGTGCGGTCGCAAACGAAGTCAAAGACCTCGCTGCCGAAACCAAAGACGCAGCTGCGGACATCGAACGACTCATTGAGGACGTGAAAGGACAGACGGACCGGGCGGCTTCCCGCGTTCGGGCGACTCGCGAGACGATCGACGATCACTGCGAGTCAGTCGAGCACGTCGCGACAGCCCTCGAAGCGATTGCAACTGACGCACGAACCACGAACAACGGCGTGCAGGACATTTCTGCGGCGACCGAACAGCAGGCAGCCTCGACCCAACAGGTCGTGGCGATGGTCGATGAGGCGACCGCGATTTCGGAGACGACCACTACCGAGGCCGAAACTGTCGCCGCTGCCGCCGAAGAGCAGACAGGTGCGCTCTCGGAAATGTCACAGACCATCAGTAACCTCGCCCAGCAGGCATCGCAACTCTCAGACGAACTCGAGACGTTTGCGACCGACACCAACACGACTGCGACACCGAACGCGAAGAACGCAATCTGA
- a CDS encoding helix-turn-helix domain-containing protein, with the protein MSATPADRLRELTFRLEYAPDGDRITTILRQHETLEFSTIDVVLGTGSYTRLVQLTGDPDAADRLQTALEDRDYCPRAVDPEACGGQWSWYRLECAPRRRLIYVYADEIQSCPAVEALAATSLNCGTICESRHCGQTAWWRLLMRSDEAVSTLYDRLHEALEDEDVILEMGHLGTATEWHGDGIVDVGLSGPQREALEAAASHGYYERPRESTLEALASTLDVPESTLSYRLRMAESTLVKRHLERFGDGHDGSSI; encoded by the coding sequence ATGAGCGCAACACCGGCTGACCGACTCCGCGAACTCACGTTCCGCCTCGAGTACGCTCCCGACGGTGATCGAATCACGACGATCTTGCGCCAGCACGAGACACTCGAATTCTCGACGATCGACGTCGTCCTCGGAACCGGCTCGTACACGCGACTCGTCCAGCTCACGGGCGATCCGGATGCGGCCGACCGGCTTCAGACGGCCCTCGAGGACCGCGATTACTGTCCGCGTGCAGTCGACCCCGAGGCCTGTGGAGGACAGTGGTCGTGGTATCGCCTCGAGTGTGCCCCGAGACGACGATTGATATACGTGTATGCCGACGAGATCCAGTCGTGTCCTGCCGTCGAAGCACTCGCCGCGACGAGCTTGAACTGTGGCACGATCTGTGAGAGTCGACACTGCGGCCAGACGGCGTGGTGGCGACTGCTCATGCGATCCGACGAGGCCGTGAGCACGCTCTACGATCGGCTTCACGAAGCGCTCGAGGACGAAGACGTGATACTCGAGATGGGCCATCTCGGCACGGCGACGGAGTGGCACGGCGATGGGATCGTCGACGTCGGTCTGTCGGGCCCACAGCGAGAGGCGCTCGAAGCGGCGGCCTCGCACGGGTACTACGAGCGACCGCGGGAGAGTACTCTCGAGGCGCTCGCGTCGACCCTCGACGTCCCAGAATCGACGCTGTCCTACCGGCTCCGAATGGCCGAGTCGACGCTCGTCAAGCGACACCTCGAGCGGTTTGGTGACGGTCATGACGGCTCCTCGATTTGA
- a CDS encoding cytochrome d ubiquinol oxidase subunit II, with product MTELLSDSAYVLESLPELWFGLVMLALGVYLLLDGFDFGLGILFAEADETERKTMLAAFGPLWKANEVWLVLFGTVLFAGFPAVYANILSRHYVLVFAILLALGLRGLGVKLREERDDQQWTRFWDACFVAGSTAAPLLLGAFVASWVLGEPSALAGGPIVVGLTVVALSVVLGAAFLAIKTSGTLRRRVVRRGRTATAIYVALFALTAAVLFGRYPELQSRLWSLPTAALVAATLVFAALSVVATSSGRYHGAFLSAAGLAATFVFFVALLLYPAVDPAAGLSISDAIVSPLSLNLTAIFAAVFLPIIGAYFVVLYSLFGGSATPEHSYH from the coding sequence ATGACTGAGCTTCTCTCGGACTCGGCGTACGTACTCGAGTCGTTACCTGAGCTCTGGTTCGGGCTCGTGATGCTCGCGCTCGGCGTGTATCTCCTGCTCGATGGCTTCGATTTTGGGCTCGGAATCTTGTTTGCCGAGGCCGACGAAACCGAACGGAAGACCATGCTCGCCGCCTTTGGCCCGCTCTGGAAGGCGAACGAAGTCTGGCTCGTCCTTTTCGGGACGGTACTGTTCGCCGGCTTTCCGGCGGTGTACGCGAACATTCTCAGTCGTCACTACGTGCTGGTCTTTGCAATCTTGCTGGCGCTCGGGCTTCGCGGACTCGGCGTGAAACTTCGTGAGGAACGCGACGACCAGCAGTGGACGCGTTTCTGGGACGCGTGTTTCGTCGCTGGCAGTACCGCTGCCCCGCTGTTGCTCGGTGCATTCGTCGCGAGTTGGGTGCTTGGCGAACCGTCAGCGCTCGCGGGCGGCCCGATCGTCGTCGGTCTCACCGTCGTCGCGCTCTCGGTCGTCCTCGGTGCGGCGTTTCTCGCCATCAAGACCAGCGGGACGCTCCGGCGGCGGGTCGTTCGCCGAGGGCGAACGGCAACGGCGATCTACGTCGCTCTGTTCGCGCTCACCGCAGCGGTGTTGTTCGGTCGCTACCCCGAGTTGCAGTCGAGACTCTGGTCGCTTCCGACCGCAGCACTCGTTGCTGCGACGCTCGTCTTTGCAGCACTCTCTGTTGTGGCGACCTCGAGTGGGCGCTACCACGGCGCATTTCTCTCAGCAGCGGGGCTTGCAGCTACGTTCGTCTTCTTCGTCGCGTTACTCCTGTACCCTGCCGTCGATCCGGCAGCCGGCCTGTCGATTTCCGACGCCATCGTTTCGCCGCTCTCGCTCAACCTGACGGCCATTTTCGCGGCCGTGTTCCTGCCGATCATTGGTGCCTATTTCGTGGTTCTGTACTCTCTGTTCGGCGGTTCGGCAACTCCCGAGCACAGCTACCACTAG
- a CDS encoding SulP family inorganic anion transporter, which translates to MVAGITVAAAVIPEGLAYASLANLPPETGLYAGLLAAIAYLFLGTSRQVMVGPTSALAILLASGVGAVAGGNSASYASLVIVTTILVGVFAVIAWAFRLGFLVHFISGSVLTGFSAGAALYIMSTQLNKLFGIESSASGAFFGETFFGRIWYTGIHLTETNPETLAVGVAGIVLLILGERYLPRAPNALLVVVLSIVLMSVTNLQARGVEIVGSIPSGLPSLTVPAIPSISTLGSLVPVAAALFLLSYVEGISAVETFARRHDYQTDANQELLADGGANLAAGFGGGFVVGGSMSRSALNDAAGGKTQLTNAVVAVVLVVVLLFLTDMFTNLPETILAAIVIVAVTGLIDTSEIHQLYRVSKSEFAIAMAALIGVLTVGMLWGVFVGVVLSLLVAISRVSRPVTHELGQIAETDHFVALDVYPAATTITDVFVYRVEAELFYANADTVRTDLLERLAERESDVELVVFDLTSSSTVDFGAAQMLEKLEEKLDSRGIDLRFAGAESEVVQLFETTGLATNVGGVIPEESVGDVIDRWRAERSSS; encoded by the coding sequence GTGGTCGCGGGAATCACTGTCGCGGCAGCGGTCATTCCCGAAGGGTTGGCGTACGCATCGCTTGCAAACTTGCCACCAGAGACCGGCCTGTACGCCGGGTTACTGGCTGCCATCGCGTATCTCTTTCTTGGTACCTCTCGGCAAGTCATGGTGGGACCCACCTCGGCGCTTGCGATTCTGCTCGCGAGCGGTGTTGGCGCAGTCGCTGGTGGAAACAGTGCCTCGTACGCGTCACTCGTCATTGTGACGACGATCCTCGTCGGTGTCTTCGCGGTTATTGCGTGGGCGTTTCGGTTGGGGTTTCTCGTCCACTTTATCTCGGGTTCGGTACTTACGGGGTTTTCTGCTGGGGCAGCGCTGTACATCATGTCGACGCAACTCAACAAACTATTCGGCATTGAGAGTAGCGCGTCGGGCGCCTTCTTCGGGGAAACGTTCTTTGGACGGATTTGGTACACCGGCATCCATCTTACTGAGACGAACCCCGAGACACTGGCCGTTGGCGTTGCTGGCATCGTGTTGCTCATCCTTGGAGAGCGATACTTGCCGCGTGCCCCGAACGCGCTCCTCGTCGTCGTTCTCTCGATCGTGCTTATGTCGGTCACGAATCTGCAGGCCCGCGGCGTCGAGATCGTTGGATCAATCCCGAGCGGTCTCCCTTCGCTGACGGTTCCGGCGATCCCCAGTATCTCGACGTTGGGTTCTCTCGTCCCCGTCGCCGCCGCGTTGTTTCTTCTGTCGTACGTCGAAGGCATCAGCGCCGTCGAGACGTTTGCCAGACGCCACGACTACCAAACCGATGCGAATCAGGAACTGCTGGCTGATGGCGGCGCCAACCTCGCTGCAGGCTTCGGTGGTGGATTCGTCGTCGGTGGAAGTATGTCTCGGTCGGCACTCAACGACGCCGCCGGCGGCAAGACACAGCTCACGAACGCCGTTGTAGCTGTTGTTCTCGTCGTTGTCTTGCTTTTTCTCACCGACATGTTCACGAATCTCCCAGAAACGATTCTCGCAGCCATCGTTATCGTCGCCGTCACGGGTCTCATCGACACGAGTGAAATCCACCAACTGTATCGCGTGAGCAAGAGCGAGTTTGCCATCGCGATGGCGGCCTTGATCGGGGTGCTCACAGTCGGGATGCTCTGGGGCGTCTTCGTCGGCGTTGTCCTCTCATTGCTAGTCGCCATTTCTCGAGTCAGTCGTCCAGTAACACACGAACTCGGGCAGATCGCCGAAACAGACCACTTCGTCGCTCTCGACGTGTATCCGGCGGCAACGACCATCACGGATGTGTTCGTCTACCGCGTCGAAGCCGAACTGTTCTATGCGAACGCAGATACGGTTCGGACCGATCTCCTCGAACGGCTCGCAGAGCGCGAATCCGATGTCGAATTAGTCGTCTTCGACCTCACATCGTCGTCAACGGTCGACTTCGGGGCCGCACAGATGTTGGAGAAACTCGAGGAAAAACTCGACTCACGCGGAATCGACCTCCGTTTTGCAGGGGCTGAATCCGAGGTTGTACAACTGTTCGAAACGACAGGACTCGCGACGAACGTTGGCGGTGTGATACCCGAGGAATCAGTCGGCGACGTGATCGACCGCTGGAGAGCAGAACGGTCGTCCTCGTAG
- a CDS encoding DUF7512 family protein, which produces MAGLEVPSWDPQAALVIGVVLFEAIVLYVGYGGLERLVGSRLIDTVTGGDDAA; this is translated from the coding sequence ATGGCAGGACTAGAAGTTCCGAGCTGGGACCCGCAGGCGGCACTCGTCATTGGTGTCGTCCTGTTCGAGGCGATCGTCCTGTACGTCGGGTACGGGGGGCTCGAGCGACTCGTCGGGTCGCGCCTGATCGACACCGTCACTGGGGGTGATGACGCTGCTTGA
- a CDS encoding cytochrome ubiquinol oxidase subunit I has product MFPTSELSISALASAYAGDALTLAFLTPELASRIQFGWTITIHIIFAALSVGLAPFLVYVTVQEVRTGEERYARLRAFWTKIFAVGFVMGTVTGIPMGFMFGTNFAAFSTTAGEMIGGPLSFEAKMAFMLEAVALGVLLFGRERVSGKMYALSSVFVALGAWLSAFWILVVNSWMQTPRGYEVVMEGGVPIAKLTDPMAAFFNPRFPWMYVHMQNAAIISVTLVIAGIAAYFVWQNRDSDVWRTALRAAVVVLLVTSAFQAIHGDMYGRHVAETQPHKFAAMEAHYETGQADLHLIAIPTDLEAITDPRADNLYTISIPQLASFLASGGDPTAEVTGLNDFEYDSPPVAWVFWSFRIMVGLGFWFIGLGAWGTYRLWRGDLYEDERYLQALMLSSPLGFVALITGWYVAEIGRQPWIIQDVLTTADGVSPPLSSAEATFTLLAFVVGYVLLFGVFLYVLKRLIDEEAERHTVGIEEDDRPDSPGVIADD; this is encoded by the coding sequence ATGTTCCCCACTTCGGAGCTTTCGATATCGGCACTCGCATCCGCGTACGCGGGAGATGCACTGACACTGGCGTTTCTGACGCCCGAACTGGCCAGTCGCATCCAGTTCGGCTGGACGATAACGATTCACATCATCTTCGCGGCGCTCTCGGTCGGACTCGCGCCGTTTCTCGTCTACGTCACCGTCCAGGAAGTCAGAACTGGCGAAGAACGATACGCACGGCTCCGTGCGTTCTGGACGAAAATCTTCGCCGTCGGTTTCGTGATGGGGACCGTTACCGGCATTCCGATGGGATTTATGTTCGGAACGAACTTCGCCGCGTTCTCGACGACTGCCGGCGAGATGATCGGAGGTCCGCTCTCGTTCGAAGCGAAGATGGCGTTCATGCTCGAGGCAGTCGCACTTGGCGTGTTGTTGTTCGGCCGTGAGCGTGTTTCCGGCAAGATGTATGCGCTCTCGTCGGTGTTCGTCGCCCTCGGTGCGTGGCTGTCTGCGTTCTGGATTCTCGTCGTCAACTCCTGGATGCAGACGCCACGCGGGTACGAAGTCGTGATGGAGGGTGGCGTTCCGATCGCCAAACTCACCGATCCGATGGCGGCGTTTTTCAATCCCCGATTTCCGTGGATGTATGTCCACATGCAAAACGCCGCGATCATCTCCGTGACGCTCGTGATCGCGGGGATTGCCGCCTACTTCGTCTGGCAAAACCGCGACAGCGACGTCTGGCGCACCGCGCTCCGTGCCGCCGTCGTCGTCCTGTTAGTGACGTCGGCGTTTCAGGCGATCCACGGCGACATGTACGGCCGCCACGTCGCCGAAACCCAGCCACACAAGTTCGCCGCGATGGAAGCCCACTACGAGACCGGACAGGCTGATCTCCACCTTATCGCGATCCCGACTGACCTCGAGGCGATCACCGATCCACGGGCGGACAACCTCTATACGATTAGCATCCCTCAGCTCGCGTCGTTTCTCGCCAGCGGCGGTGATCCGACCGCCGAGGTAACCGGCCTCAACGACTTCGAGTACGATTCACCGCCGGTCGCGTGGGTGTTCTGGTCGTTCCGGATCATGGTCGGGCTTGGCTTCTGGTTTATCGGACTGGGTGCGTGGGGCACGTACCGCCTCTGGAGGGGCGATCTCTACGAGGATGAGCGCTATCTGCAGGCGCTGATGCTGTCATCACCGCTGGGATTTGTCGCCCTGATCACTGGCTGGTACGTCGCCGAGATCGGCCGGCAACCGTGGATTATCCAAGACGTGCTCACGACTGCAGACGGTGTCTCACCGCCGTTGTCGTCGGCGGAAGCGACGTTCACGCTGCTCGCGTTCGTGGTCGGCTACGTGTTGCTGTTCGGGGTCTTCCTCTATGTCCTCAAGCGACTCATCGACGAGGAGGCCGAGCGACACACGGTCGGTATCGAAGAAGACGATCGACCTGACTCACCGGGGGTGATCGCGGATGACTGA
- a CDS encoding DUF1214 domain-containing protein, translating to MSNETHHTTPESDAEPLRATRRTALRGTGLASLLALAGGSATASQRSSEANAQQTDLQPSADDESVPVTWENYPRASCHTGFQSTVDEGGFGQFYHMRDLAPIEDQFVPGYSRDFLYSWGVFDLTEPVTITLPDSGDRYQSMNVQNEDQYVKLSVTDPGQYTITRDLTETRYAGVLVRTFVDPNDPDDVATVHGLQDELEVGQDSVGTFEVPDWDQQSFEQLDDALRTVVITIDNWSGAYGDVDQVDPVKFFIASVSRWTGVPQPSEALFFQQIPAQNDGETSYELTVDEDVPVDAFWSVSVYNGEGYFEENEYDAYTVNNVTAERDDDGSITIHFGGDPNQSNFLYTPEEWNYMVRLYQPREEILDGSYQFPEAEPVE from the coding sequence ATGAGCAACGAAACACACCACACGACGCCAGAATCGGACGCCGAACCGCTGCGGGCAACGCGCCGAACTGCGCTTCGCGGAACGGGTCTCGCCAGTTTACTTGCATTAGCCGGTGGCAGCGCCACTGCCAGCCAACGGTCTTCGGAAGCGAACGCCCAACAGACGGACCTGCAGCCGTCAGCAGATGACGAGTCAGTCCCAGTGACATGGGAGAATTACCCACGCGCCAGCTGTCATACTGGATTCCAGTCAACCGTCGACGAGGGCGGGTTCGGACAGTTCTATCATATGCGGGATTTGGCCCCCATTGAGGATCAGTTCGTCCCCGGGTACAGCCGTGACTTTCTCTACTCATGGGGAGTCTTCGATCTGACCGAACCAGTCACTATCACGCTTCCAGACAGCGGAGACCGATACCAGTCGATGAATGTCCAGAATGAGGACCAATATGTGAAGCTGTCTGTTACCGACCCTGGTCAGTACACGATAACGCGAGATCTCACAGAGACTCGGTATGCTGGCGTCTTAGTTCGCACGTTCGTCGATCCGAACGATCCGGATGACGTAGCGACCGTGCATGGATTACAGGACGAACTCGAAGTGGGCCAAGACTCGGTCGGCACGTTCGAGGTTCCTGACTGGGATCAGCAATCATTCGAACAACTCGACGACGCGCTCAGAACAGTCGTAATTACGATAGACAACTGGTCGGGCGCGTACGGTGACGTCGACCAGGTCGACCCCGTGAAATTTTTTATCGCCTCTGTATCGAGGTGGACCGGCGTCCCGCAGCCGTCGGAAGCATTATTCTTCCAACAGATACCTGCCCAGAACGACGGCGAAACGTCATACGAACTCACCGTTGACGAAGACGTTCCCGTCGACGCGTTCTGGTCGGTCAGCGTCTACAACGGTGAGGGGTACTTCGAGGAGAACGAGTACGACGCGTACACGGTTAACAACGTGACCGCAGAGCGAGACGACGACGGCAGCATCACGATCCATTTCGGCGGTGACCCCAACCAGTCGAACTTCCTCTACACCCCGGAGGAGTGGAACTATATGGTCCGGCTCTACCAACCCCGCGAGGAGATTCTCGACGGGAGCTATCAGTTCCCCGAGGCCGAGCCAGTCGAGTGA
- a CDS encoding sulfite exporter TauE/SafE family protein: MTLLDSILGTIGGSPELLALFVGFGLLVGILFGFFGMGGSFLVTPALLMMGYPARVAVGSGMAFVFGTAVIATLKHHDLGQVDYKLGGLMIAGTTIGIEVGRAAVFYLEELGLAGGIISVVYVLLLGAIGLLVTRDALNGEGGGGVDHDAADKDLSDYEIPEIAQTIQQTVRIPPMVTLRGDVRVSAWVITVVAFATGLLSGFLGVGGGFIRMPAMIYAIGAPVPVAVGTDLFEIVFSGAIGSYLYGQGGGVDLGIVVPLLFGSALGARIGSAATAVVDADDIKVYFGGMLLAGSVAVGIGEVGSYLGNELLETVGLVLVLGAALVVASAVVYTSLQSLRATRRQQPSAAD, from the coding sequence ATGACGCTGCTTGACTCCATTCTGGGTACGATCGGTGGCTCGCCGGAGCTGTTAGCCCTGTTCGTCGGCTTCGGGCTACTCGTCGGCATCCTCTTTGGCTTCTTCGGCATGGGTGGATCGTTCCTCGTGACGCCGGCGTTACTGATGATGGGGTATCCGGCGCGGGTCGCAGTCGGCAGCGGGATGGCATTCGTCTTCGGGACGGCCGTCATCGCGACGCTGAAACACCACGACCTCGGGCAGGTCGATTACAAACTCGGCGGGCTCATGATCGCTGGGACGACGATCGGCATCGAGGTCGGCCGTGCGGCCGTCTTCTATCTCGAGGAACTCGGGCTAGCAGGTGGGATCATCAGCGTCGTGTACGTCTTGCTGCTGGGCGCGATCGGCCTCCTCGTCACGCGTGACGCGCTGAACGGTGAGGGTGGCGGTGGGGTCGACCACGACGCCGCCGACAAGGATCTCAGCGACTACGAGATTCCCGAAATCGCACAAACCATCCAACAGACCGTCCGTATCCCACCGATGGTCACGCTCCGCGGTGACGTCCGTGTCTCGGCGTGGGTCATCACGGTTGTCGCCTTTGCGACCGGCTTGCTGTCGGGCTTTCTCGGCGTCGGTGGCGGCTTCATCCGGATGCCGGCGATGATTTATGCCATCGGCGCGCCGGTCCCCGTCGCTGTCGGCACCGACCTCTTCGAGATCGTGTTCTCGGGGGCGATCGGGAGTTACCTCTACGGACAAGGTGGCGGCGTCGACCTCGGCATCGTCGTCCCGCTGTTGTTCGGAAGTGCACTCGGTGCCCGGATCGGCTCGGCTGCGACCGCCGTCGTCGATGCCGACGACATCAAAGTCTACTTCGGCGGGATGTTGCTCGCCGGGTCCGTCGCAGTCGGCATCGGCGAGGTCGGGAGCTATCTCGGGAACGAACTCCTCGAGACCGTCGGACTGGTGTTGGTCCTCGGTGCGGCGCTGGTCGTCGCATCCGCGGTTGTCTACACCAGCTTGCAGTCGCTTCGCGCAACTCGCCGTCAGCAGCCGTCGGCGGCGGACTGA
- a CDS encoding FAD-dependent oxidoreductase, whose product MSGKYDLVIVGGGISGASLLYTTAKFTDIDSIALIEKESEIAAINSHCTNNSQTLHFGDIETNYTLDKAEEVKEGAELLAGYLENYDPDREMHAKRSKMVLGVGDEEVAELEQRYEDEGFGDLFPKLKPIGREEIAELEPKVVEGRDPTKEMLALQTPDGYVVDYGETTKSFVEEASEEANVDVYTGTEVKDITPTLDGYTIETDRGRFDCDATVVAAGSHSLQIAKELGYGQDKVLLPIAGSFFLADDLLNGKVYTLQMKKLPFAAVHGDADVHDSSITRFGPTAKLVPTLERGRISTVKDFLDVFGLNAAAFLSYANILSDRILLPYVLRNLVYDLPNVGRKQFLPHVQKVVPSVELEDIERAKGYGGVRPQIVDTKNKSLDMGEAKIVGDDIIFNITPSPGASTCLKNAMRDTHTLIDFLGDEYEFDEDAFREDTIGNFPRAE is encoded by the coding sequence ATGTCTGGTAAATATGACCTCGTCATCGTCGGTGGCGGTATCAGTGGCGCGTCTCTGTTATACACGACCGCCAAGTTCACCGATATCGACTCCATCGCGCTGATCGAGAAGGAATCCGAGATCGCAGCGATCAACTCCCACTGTACGAACAACTCCCAGACGCTCCACTTCGGAGACATCGAGACCAACTATACCCTCGATAAGGCCGAAGAGGTCAAAGAGGGGGCAGAGCTCCTCGCGGGCTATCTGGAGAACTACGACCCCGACCGAGAGATGCACGCCAAGCGTTCCAAGATGGTTCTCGGGGTCGGCGACGAGGAAGTCGCAGAACTCGAGCAGCGATACGAGGACGAGGGCTTCGGCGACCTCTTCCCGAAACTCAAGCCGATCGGCCGCGAAGAGATCGCCGAGCTCGAACCCAAGGTCGTCGAGGGCCGCGATCCCACCAAGGAGATGCTCGCCCTGCAGACGCCTGACGGCTACGTCGTCGACTACGGTGAGACGACGAAATCGTTCGTCGAAGAAGCGAGCGAAGAAGCGAACGTCGATGTCTACACCGGCACGGAAGTCAAAGACATCACGCCGACGCTCGACGGCTACACAATCGAGACCGACCGCGGCCGGTTCGACTGTGACGCCACCGTCGTCGCTGCTGGTTCGCACAGCCTGCAGATCGCAAAGGAACTCGGCTACGGCCAGGACAAGGTCTTACTCCCCATCGCCGGGAGCTTCTTCCTCGCGGACGACCTCCTGAACGGGAAGGTCTACACGCTCCAGATGAAGAAACTGCCGTTCGCGGCCGTCCACGGCGACGCGGACGTTCACGACAGCAGTATCACGCGCTTCGGCCCGACCGCAAAGCTCGTCCCAACGCTCGAGCGTGGCCGCATCTCGACCGTGAAAGACTTCCTCGACGTGTTCGGACTGAACGCCGCAGCGTTCCTCAGCTACGCCAACATCCTCTCGGACCGCATCCTGCTGCCGTACGTGCTCCGGAACCTCGTCTACGACCTCCCCAACGTCGGACGGAAGCAGTTCCTGCCCCACGTCCAGAAGGTCGTCCCGAGCGTCGAACTCGAGGACATCGAGCGTGCGAAAGGTTACGGTGGCGTCCGGCCACAGATCGTCGATACGAAGAACAAGTCCCTCGACATGGGGGAGGCCAAAATCGTCGGCGACGACATCATCTTCAACATTACGCCGTCGCCAGGTGCCTCGACGTGTCTCAAAAACGCCATGCGGGACACGCACACGCTGATCGACTTCCTCGGCGACGAGTACGAGTTCGACGAGGACGCGTTCCGCGAGGATACGATCGGCAACTTCCCGCGCGCCGAGTAA